The following coding sequences lie in one Kribbella sp. NBC_00709 genomic window:
- a CDS encoding DUF5667 domain-containing protein has product MLEAVELVGRLRTAGAVAPRPEFSAELRHRLLEQAAARAATTATPLMVRSAPDDSDDPPGSEDVGASVTDIRRRQGRRIRLVASTAALVMLGGGIGSAAAAQQAMPGDTLYGMKRSIENVSTNVSVGDDSRGRRDLEHAMTRLSEVRQLADNGGSVGTINATLDDFSAQSRKGVSRLVASYQQDGDESSISAITAFITSARQALVGLAPKLPPESLKSGVEALATIEQLAQHTTAACPKCAAPKSANTGGTTSKPNRTTPGNGEPSDPAKPGTSTQASSTIPTPGASTTLQPSTSPTQIPNTTIVESTAPPPTILKTPPRPSSSNSPIATPTVLPSLTPTTPSWPWPFPTTPLIDLPGIIQTLLPPWK; this is encoded by the coding sequence TTGCTGGAAGCTGTGGAGCTGGTCGGACGGCTGAGGACCGCCGGCGCAGTTGCACCGCGACCGGAGTTCAGTGCCGAGTTGCGGCACCGTCTGCTGGAGCAGGCGGCGGCGCGCGCGGCGACCACTGCTACTCCGCTGATGGTGCGCAGCGCACCGGACGACTCGGACGACCCGCCGGGTAGCGAGGACGTTGGCGCGTCCGTGACAGATATCCGCCGTCGCCAGGGCCGGAGGATCCGGCTTGTGGCGAGTACCGCCGCGCTCGTCATGCTCGGAGGTGGCATCGGTTCCGCCGCCGCCGCTCAGCAGGCGATGCCCGGCGACACCTTGTACGGAATGAAGCGCAGCATCGAGAACGTGTCGACCAATGTGAGCGTCGGGGACGACTCACGCGGCCGGCGCGACCTCGAGCACGCTATGACCCGACTGTCCGAAGTCCGCCAGCTCGCCGACAACGGCGGTTCGGTGGGCACGATCAACGCGACGCTGGACGACTTCTCGGCGCAGTCCCGCAAGGGCGTGTCCCGATTGGTCGCGTCGTACCAGCAGGACGGCGACGAGAGTTCGATCAGCGCGATCACAGCCTTCATCACCAGCGCCCGCCAGGCTCTTGTGGGGCTGGCGCCGAAACTCCCGCCGGAGTCGCTGAAGTCCGGAGTGGAGGCGCTGGCGACGATCGAGCAGCTGGCGCAGCACACGACGGCAGCCTGCCCGAAGTGCGCGGCGCCGAAGTCGGCCAACACCGGCGGCACCACCAGCAAGCCGAACCGGACGACACCCGGCAACGGCGAGCCGAGCGATCCGGCCAAGCCGGGGACGAGCACCCAAGCGTCCTCGACCATCCCGACACCCGGCGCGTCGACCACGCTCCAGCCGAGCACGTCGCCGACCCAGATTCCGAACACCACGATCGTCGAGTCAACGGCCCCGCCGCCGACGATCCTGAAGACGCCACCCCGGCCGTCGTCGTCGAACTCGCCGATTGCGACGCCCACCGTGCTGCCTTCGCTGACCCCGACCACTCCGTCCTGGCCGTGGCCGTTCCCGACCACGCCGCTGATCGATCTGCCAGGGATCATCCAGACCCTGCTTCCGCCCTGGAAGTAG
- a CDS encoding lysophospholipid acyltransferase family protein, whose translation MADADVIPIGSGGRPGRGSGRRTTPSAAARALAGPGGRAKRTGRTRAGGEDVGVAGADTPIESVGQVPDVDGPDLSGLDFGRLERVVRELFGEDGERRVAEWLAFLRRRLSGDYQLDEFGYDSDLTDQVLLPMLRPLVEKWFRVEVRGIENIPTDGSALIVANHSGTMPIDGLVTQVVVADHTGRPLRTLAADLVFQTPFVGELSRKGGATLANNDDAERLLRQGNLVGVWPEGFKGLGKPFAERYKLQRFGRGGFVSAAMRTGVPIVPCSIVGAEEIYPLVGNIASLARLLGVPYIPITPFFPLLGPLGLIPLPSKWLIEFGEPIRTDDFADGAPDDPMLVFNVTDQVRETIQQTLYTLLMQRRSVFF comes from the coding sequence GTGGCTGACGCAGACGTGATCCCGATCGGCTCCGGCGGTCGGCCCGGGCGGGGGAGCGGACGCCGTACGACGCCGTCCGCCGCTGCCCGCGCGCTCGCCGGCCCAGGCGGCCGCGCGAAGAGGACCGGCCGGACCAGAGCAGGCGGTGAAGACGTCGGCGTCGCGGGTGCCGACACGCCGATCGAATCGGTCGGCCAAGTACCGGATGTCGACGGACCTGACCTCTCGGGGCTGGATTTCGGCCGGCTGGAGCGGGTCGTGCGGGAGTTGTTCGGCGAGGACGGCGAGCGCCGGGTCGCCGAGTGGCTGGCCTTCCTGCGCCGGCGGCTGAGCGGGGACTACCAGCTCGACGAGTTCGGTTACGACTCCGACCTGACCGACCAGGTGCTGCTGCCGATGCTGCGCCCGCTGGTGGAGAAGTGGTTCCGCGTCGAGGTGCGGGGCATCGAGAACATCCCGACCGACGGCAGCGCGCTGATCGTCGCGAACCACTCCGGCACGATGCCGATCGACGGACTGGTGACCCAGGTCGTCGTCGCGGACCACACTGGACGGCCGCTGCGCACGCTCGCGGCGGACCTGGTGTTCCAGACGCCGTTCGTCGGCGAGCTGTCCCGCAAGGGCGGCGCGACGCTGGCGAACAACGACGACGCCGAGCGGCTGCTCCGCCAGGGGAACCTGGTCGGTGTCTGGCCGGAAGGGTTCAAGGGACTCGGCAAGCCGTTCGCCGAGCGGTACAAGCTGCAGCGCTTCGGGCGGGGCGGCTTCGTCAGCGCCGCGATGCGGACCGGCGTACCGATCGTCCCGTGCTCGATCGTCGGCGCCGAGGAGATCTATCCGCTGGTCGGCAACATCGCCTCGCTGGCGCGGCTGCTCGGCGTCCCGTACATCCCGATCACGCCGTTCTTCCCGCTGCTCGGCCCGCTCGGGCTGATCCCGCTGCCGTCCAAGTGGCTGATCGAGTTCGGCGAGCCGATCCGCACCGACGACTTCGCCGACGGCGCCCCCGACGACCCGATGCTGGTCTTCAACGTCACCGACCAGGTCCGCGAAACCATCCAGCAGACCCTCTACACCCTGCTGATGCAACGCCGCAGTGTCTTCTTCTAG
- a CDS encoding NAD-dependent epimerase/dehydratase family protein, which produces MAQVVMVTGVSRDAGARCARRLADDPSIGTVLGVDVVPPRAELGRVRFVRADIRNPVIAKVIAAEGVDTVVHTGVVATPGSAGGRSSMKEINVIGTMQLLAACQKAAGVAKLVVKSSTTVYGAGPRDPAMFTEEMAPRAIHHHGLSKDAVEVEGYVRGFARRRPDVCVTTLRMANWIGPKTDSPMTRYFAMPVVPTVFGYDARLQFLHEDDGVEAIWRATVDDLPGTFNLAGDGMLSLSQAIRRLGRPTLRLPSFTASSTAAAVRRARLADFSPDQITFLTYGRGVDTTRMRSEFGFEPKYTTAEAFDDFRASLGVGAMARVSSLLGAGLGALRG; this is translated from the coding sequence GTGGCACAGGTAGTGATGGTGACCGGCGTCTCGCGAGACGCCGGTGCTCGCTGTGCCCGGAGGCTGGCCGACGACCCGTCGATCGGCACCGTGCTCGGCGTCGACGTGGTCCCGCCACGAGCAGAGCTCGGGCGGGTTCGCTTCGTCCGGGCTGACATCCGCAACCCGGTGATCGCCAAGGTGATCGCCGCCGAGGGCGTCGACACGGTCGTCCACACCGGCGTCGTGGCGACCCCTGGCAGCGCCGGTGGCAGGTCTTCGATGAAGGAGATCAACGTCATCGGCACCATGCAGCTGCTCGCCGCCTGCCAGAAGGCGGCCGGCGTGGCCAAGCTGGTGGTGAAGTCGTCGACCACGGTGTACGGCGCGGGTCCGCGGGATCCGGCCATGTTCACCGAGGAGATGGCGCCGCGGGCGATCCATCACCACGGGCTGAGCAAGGACGCGGTCGAGGTCGAGGGGTACGTGCGCGGCTTCGCCCGGCGCCGCCCCGACGTCTGCGTCACCACGCTCCGGATGGCGAACTGGATCGGCCCCAAGACCGATTCCCCGATGACGCGGTACTTCGCTATGCCCGTCGTACCGACCGTTTTCGGGTACGACGCGCGCCTGCAGTTCCTGCACGAGGACGACGGCGTCGAGGCGATCTGGCGCGCGACCGTCGACGATCTGCCCGGCACGTTCAACCTGGCCGGTGACGGCATGCTCTCCCTGTCCCAGGCGATCCGCCGGCTCGGCCGGCCGACGCTGCGGCTGCCGTCGTTCACCGCATCGAGCACGGCTGCCGCGGTCCGGCGGGCCCGGCTCGCGGACTTCTCACCCGACCAGATCACCTTCCTGACGTACGGGCGAGGTGTGGACACGACCCGGATGCGCTCCGAGTTCGGGTTCGAGCCGAAGTACACGACCGCAGAGGCGTTCGACGACTTCCGTGCTTCGCTCGGCGTCGGCGCGATGGCACGGGTGTCCAGCCTGCTCGGCGCGGGGCTGGGAGCGTTGCGTGGCTGA
- a CDS encoding 30S ribosomal protein bS22 gives MGSVIKKRRKRMAKKKHRKLLKKTRVQRRKLGK, from the coding sequence GTGGGTTCCGTAATCAAGAAGCGCCGCAAGCGTATGGCGAAGAAGAAGCACCGCAAGCTGCTGAAGAAGACGCGGGTGCAGCGCCGCAAGCTCGGCAAGTAG
- a CDS encoding class I SAM-dependent methyltransferase — MRARYDGLAEWYEERFVEGSEPHQPGLLELLGPGSGPCLDLGRGTGRNFESIRASGRTIVGLDFSIDQLSHARTRTDRPLLHGDAAALPFGDGSFDTVITMWISTDVDDFGAVLLEAARILRPGGVFVAYGVHPCFNGPHVLYEEDGRRTAYPTYREAGWHNESPWWSDDGIRRRIGMRHLPLAEYLNAIIRSGLTVERFEEPAGPDIPHALAFRARKP; from the coding sequence ATGCGGGCACGGTACGACGGTCTGGCGGAGTGGTACGAAGAGCGGTTCGTGGAGGGTTCGGAGCCACACCAACCCGGCCTGCTGGAGCTGCTCGGCCCCGGCTCGGGGCCTTGTCTCGACCTCGGCCGCGGCACGGGGCGGAACTTCGAATCCATCCGGGCCAGTGGGCGCACCATTGTCGGGCTGGACTTCTCCATCGACCAGCTCAGCCATGCCCGGACCCGCACCGACCGCCCCCTGCTGCACGGGGACGCCGCGGCGCTGCCGTTCGGCGACGGGTCCTTCGACACCGTGATCACGATGTGGATCTCGACAGACGTGGACGACTTCGGCGCGGTCCTGCTCGAGGCGGCACGGATACTGCGCCCGGGCGGGGTGTTCGTCGCGTACGGCGTGCACCCCTGCTTCAACGGGCCACATGTCCTCTATGAGGAGGACGGCCGCCGGACCGCCTACCCGACGTACCGCGAGGCCGGCTGGCACAACGAGTCACCCTGGTGGAGTGATGACGGGATCCGCCGACGGATCGGTATGCGTCACCTGCCACTGGCGGAGTACCTGAACGCCATCATCAGGTCCGGTCTGACCGTCGAACGCTTCGAGGAGCCCGCCGGCCCCGACATCCCGCACGCCTTGGCCTTCCGCGCCCGGAAGCCCTAG
- a CDS encoding GNAT family N-acetyltransferase, with protein MVSLDAWSEQDFSLLERCNTAEMTAYLGGPETAEKLRDRHRKYVENEFAGQMFVIVTDDGERAGSIGYWEHSEDDGTVWETGWAILPEFQGRGLATAAVNAVAKVAAAAGTHRTLHAYPGTANGASNALCRKAGFTLLGERDFEYPKGHWMRCNDWSLDL; from the coding sequence ATGGTGAGTCTGGATGCTTGGAGCGAGCAGGACTTCTCGCTGCTCGAGCGGTGCAACACGGCGGAGATGACGGCGTACCTGGGCGGGCCGGAGACGGCCGAGAAGTTGCGGGACCGGCACCGGAAGTACGTCGAGAACGAGTTCGCCGGACAGATGTTCGTGATCGTCACCGACGACGGCGAGCGGGCCGGGTCGATCGGGTACTGGGAGCACAGCGAGGACGACGGGACCGTCTGGGAGACGGGTTGGGCGATCCTGCCGGAGTTCCAGGGTCGGGGACTGGCCACGGCCGCGGTGAACGCGGTGGCGAAGGTCGCTGCCGCCGCCGGCACGCATCGGACGCTGCACGCCTACCCCGGGACGGCGAACGGCGCGTCCAACGCGTTGTGCCGGAAGGCCGGCTTCACGCTGCTCGGTGAGCGCGACTTCGAGTACCCGAAGGGGCACTGGATGCGCTGCAACGACTGGAGTCTCGACCTCTAG
- a CDS encoding AfsR/SARP family transcriptional regulator: protein MEFGVLGSVRAWDGEPVDLKGPRHRAVLARLIVARGRVVPAGVLVDDLWMDPPAGALGALRTFVAALRRAIEPDRQPRTPARLLVTEGPGYALRTEAVDAWRFEAAVQASLPAGELLPELLAGLALWRGPAYAEFADEGWALAERSRLTELRLRAVERVAEARLTLGLAAEAVPELDAHVTEHPWREDAWRLLALALYRSERQGDALAVLRRARESLVGQLGVDPGPALSRLESDILNQAAHLSPAGSVWAETTAAYDRVVGGTRARIESTVGLLRNLAVTGGGGLEAARGHRLAAVMAAEELGDPDLTARVIGAYDVPAIWTRSDDEAQAAAIVAAAERVLPTQDHPTIRARLLATIALESRGSRTPRAREAAVEAEQLARGLDDPALLAFTLNGVFMQTCYRAGLASDRDAIGAELVTLSQRHNLFTYEVLGHLIRLQSACAWADHARADQHAAEADELAARHELPLVSVFTRWYAALRDDTPESYRAAAALLDGAGMPGLSAGLLPLALAARAIRHDEPIPEAGYGPHAPWVKGSPNPPPGLLLEAHWALTAHAARQSGDAQLLEQAQAALAPAADEHAAGSGLITLGPISAYLR from the coding sequence GTGGAGTTCGGGGTGCTTGGGTCGGTGCGGGCCTGGGACGGGGAGCCGGTTGATTTGAAGGGGCCGCGGCATCGGGCGGTGTTGGCCCGGTTGATCGTGGCGCGGGGGCGGGTGGTGCCGGCGGGTGTTCTGGTGGATGACTTGTGGATGGATCCGCCGGCGGGCGCGTTGGGTGCGTTGCGGACATTTGTGGCTGCGCTCAGGCGGGCGATCGAGCCGGATCGGCAACCGCGGACACCTGCTCGGTTGCTGGTGACCGAGGGTCCTGGTTATGCACTGCGGACCGAGGCTGTGGATGCGTGGCGGTTCGAGGCGGCTGTGCAGGCGTCGTTGCCGGCGGGGGAGTTGTTGCCCGAACTCCTGGCAGGGCTGGCGTTGTGGCGCGGTCCGGCGTACGCGGAGTTTGCTGATGAGGGGTGGGCGCTGGCCGAGCGTTCACGACTGACCGAGTTGCGCCTGCGGGCGGTGGAGCGGGTCGCGGAGGCGCGGCTGACCTTGGGGCTCGCGGCGGAGGCTGTGCCGGAGCTGGATGCACATGTGACCGAGCATCCGTGGCGCGAGGATGCGTGGCGGTTGCTGGCGTTGGCGCTGTACCGGAGCGAGCGGCAGGGCGACGCTCTGGCCGTACTGCGTCGCGCCCGCGAGAGCCTGGTCGGCCAGCTCGGTGTCGATCCGGGTCCGGCGCTCAGCAGGCTGGAGAGCGACATCCTCAACCAGGCCGCGCATCTCTCGCCGGCCGGGAGCGTGTGGGCGGAGACCACTGCGGCGTACGACCGGGTGGTCGGCGGGACGCGCGCCCGGATCGAGTCGACGGTCGGCCTCCTGCGGAACCTCGCGGTCACCGGTGGCGGCGGGTTGGAGGCCGCTCGTGGACATCGGCTCGCTGCGGTCATGGCGGCCGAGGAGCTCGGTGATCCCGACCTGACGGCGCGAGTCATCGGCGCGTACGACGTACCGGCCATCTGGACGCGGTCCGACGACGAGGCACAGGCAGCGGCGATCGTGGCTGCGGCCGAACGCGTGCTGCCGACGCAGGACCACCCGACCATCCGCGCTCGGCTGCTCGCCACCATCGCGCTCGAGTCGCGTGGTTCGCGAACACCACGTGCTCGTGAGGCGGCGGTCGAGGCGGAGCAGCTCGCGCGCGGTCTGGATGATCCCGCGTTGCTGGCGTTCACGCTGAACGGCGTCTTCATGCAGACCTGCTACCGAGCCGGTCTCGCCTCCGACCGCGACGCCATCGGCGCCGAGCTCGTCACGCTCTCGCAACGCCACAACCTCTTTACTTATGAGGTTCTCGGCCACCTCATCCGACTCCAGTCCGCCTGCGCATGGGCCGACCACGCGCGCGCCGACCAACACGCGGCGGAAGCCGACGAGTTGGCCGCTCGCCATGAGCTTCCTCTCGTGTCCGTCTTCACCCGGTGGTACGCCGCTCTCCGCGACGACACCCCCGAGTCGTACCGCGCGGCAGCTGCCTTGCTCGACGGCGCCGGGATGCCCGGCCTGAGCGCCGGCCTCCTGCCATTGGCGCTGGCCGCCCGTGCGATCCGTCACGACGAGCCGATCCCCGAGGCCGGCTACGGTCCGCATGCCCCGTGGGTCAAGGGATCGCCGAACCCGCCGCCCGGGCTCCTGCTCGAGGCGCACTGGGCGCTGACCGCCCACGCGGCCCGGCAGTCGGGTGATGCGCAGCTGTTGGAGCAGGCACAGGCCGCCCTGGCGCCCGCAGCCGACGAGCACGCGGCCGGGAGCGGCCTGATCACGCTCGGCCCGATCTCGGCGTACCTGCGGTAG
- a CDS encoding alpha/beta fold hydrolase: protein MEIEGFEYLRVRGADGVELSVARGGSGTPVVLLHGFPQTHLMWRRVAGELAAEYSVICPDLRGYGASGKPDGDYSKRTMAADVVAVARELGHSRFALVGHDRGALVAFRAGLDHPDVVTHLMCLDVLPTLDMWEVMHGTSAAVGFHLYLMAQPAGLPERMIAAASDEFFGYFLDLWANDPAAIPPEVRSVYLEASRRAVPSIVADYRASATIDVTQDADDLAQGNKLRMPVSVIQQDWGVALGFDAAALWKAWATDLEHQTTTAGHFMAEEAPEEISTAIRALLRR from the coding sequence ATGGAGATTGAAGGATTCGAGTACCTGCGAGTTCGCGGCGCGGATGGTGTCGAGCTGAGTGTTGCGCGCGGCGGTTCCGGTACGCCGGTTGTGCTGCTGCATGGGTTTCCGCAGACGCACTTGATGTGGCGGCGGGTCGCGGGTGAGCTTGCGGCGGAGTACTCCGTGATCTGTCCGGATCTTCGTGGGTACGGCGCGAGCGGTAAGCCGGACGGGGATTACTCGAAGCGAACCATGGCGGCGGATGTTGTCGCGGTGGCCCGGGAGCTCGGGCATTCGCGGTTTGCGCTCGTCGGGCATGACCGAGGGGCGTTGGTTGCGTTTCGGGCCGGGCTTGATCACCCGGACGTGGTCACGCATCTGATGTGTTTGGACGTACTGCCGACGCTCGACATGTGGGAGGTGATGCATGGTACGAGCGCGGCGGTGGGGTTCCATCTGTATCTGATGGCGCAGCCGGCCGGGTTGCCCGAGCGGATGATCGCCGCGGCCTCCGACGAGTTCTTCGGGTATTTCCTGGACCTGTGGGCGAACGATCCGGCGGCGATCCCGCCCGAGGTGCGGTCCGTTTACCTGGAGGCGTCGCGGCGGGCGGTGCCGTCGATCGTCGCGGACTACCGGGCCTCGGCGACGATCGACGTCACGCAGGACGCAGACGATCTTGCTCAGGGCAACAAATTGCGGATGCCTGTCAGCGTGATCCAGCAGGACTGGGGCGTCGCGCTCGGCTTCGATGCGGCCGCCCTCTGGAAGGCCTGGGCGACCGATCTGGAGCATCAGACGACGACCGCCGGCCACTTCATGGCGGAGGAGGCACCCGAGGAGATCAGTACTGCGATTCGCGCGCTCCTCAGGCGGTGA
- a CDS encoding amidohydrolase family protein, giving the protein MKLLLKGGTVVDTFPEVVVRRDTDVLIEDGRIAAVEPGLDVDAEVIDATDRIVLPGFVDTHRHLWQTALRGITVDDGLGTYFERVLGGFGSRFRAEDVAAGNLVGALECLDAGITTVQDYSHVQRSPEHADAALDALERSGIRAVFGYGPSPLSGGAVDPAEMRRIIARRSERLGLAVAAIGPSFVPFETVQADWELADSLGVPVVVHISSSSQTSDPITQLRDAGLARPNTLYVHGNNLPDAELKVIAETGAAVSVTPTVEARMEMGQPLAGRLRAAGVDFSLGIDVVTTSGGDMFRAMHEVLSLGYKTFSAADVLQLATLGGARALGLPDVGSLAIGNKADVVLLRSTDINLAGGLHDPVATVVTAAHPGNVDTVLVGGTPVKRAGQLVSTSVSSALGALAESTAYLTA; this is encoded by the coding sequence GTGAAGCTTTTGCTCAAGGGTGGGACGGTGGTCGACACCTTCCCGGAGGTGGTCGTCCGGCGGGACACCGACGTACTGATCGAGGACGGGCGGATCGCGGCGGTCGAGCCCGGTCTGGACGTCGATGCGGAGGTGATCGACGCGACCGATCGGATCGTGCTGCCGGGGTTCGTCGACACACATCGGCACCTGTGGCAGACCGCGCTGCGCGGCATCACGGTCGACGACGGCCTCGGGACGTACTTCGAGCGGGTGCTGGGCGGGTTCGGCTCGAGGTTCCGCGCGGAAGATGTTGCGGCCGGCAACCTTGTTGGGGCGCTGGAATGTTTGGATGCCGGGATCACCACGGTCCAGGACTACTCGCACGTGCAGCGGTCGCCCGAGCATGCCGACGCGGCCCTGGATGCCTTGGAGCGCAGCGGGATCCGGGCCGTCTTCGGTTACGGGCCCTCGCCGCTGAGCGGTGGCGCGGTCGACCCGGCCGAGATGCGGCGCATCATCGCGCGTCGGTCCGAGCGCCTCGGTCTCGCCGTCGCGGCGATCGGGCCTTCGTTCGTGCCGTTCGAGACGGTGCAAGCGGACTGGGAGCTCGCGGACTCGCTGGGGGTGCCGGTGGTGGTGCACATCAGCAGCAGTTCGCAGACATCCGACCCGATCACGCAACTGCGCGACGCCGGACTGGCCCGGCCGAACACCCTCTACGTGCACGGCAACAACCTGCCGGACGCCGAGCTGAAGGTGATCGCCGAGACCGGCGCTGCGGTCTCGGTCACGCCGACGGTCGAGGCCCGGATGGAGATGGGTCAGCCGCTCGCCGGCCGGCTCCGCGCGGCCGGGGTCGACTTCAGCCTAGGGATCGATGTCGTGACCACGTCCGGCGGTGACATGTTCCGGGCGATGCACGAGGTGCTTTCTCTTGGCTACAAGACGTTCTCCGCCGCGGACGTGTTGCAGCTGGCCACCCTCGGCGGTGCTCGTGCGCTCGGGCTGCCTGATGTCGGATCGCTTGCCATCGGCAACAAGGCTGACGTCGTGCTGCTGCGCAGTACGGACATCAACCTGGCCGGCGGGCTGCACGATCCGGTCGCGACAGTGGTGACCGCAGCGCATCCGGGCAACGTCGACACGGTGCTGGTCGGAGGCACGCCGGTGAAGCGTGCCGGTCAGCTGGTCAGCACATCAGTGTCCAGCGCGCTTGGTGCGCTAGCCGAGTCGACGGCGTACCTCACCGCCTGA
- a CDS encoding MarR family winged helix-turn-helix transcriptional regulator produces the protein MRDDPVDRLIASWWQELPEVLYPSSELAKRIMLLSGELNEATRRVLRDLGLTTAEFDVIVSLRRGGTPFRQKPSDLSRNLLLSSGGTSNVTNQLVRRGLVVREPDPDDGRGTQIRLTPAGISLAEQAVKASSAAHHKLWADLPEEAVDQAAKALRALFRPQA, from the coding sequence ATGAGAGACGATCCGGTGGACCGGCTGATCGCGTCCTGGTGGCAGGAGCTGCCGGAGGTGCTCTATCCGAGCAGCGAGCTGGCGAAGCGGATCATGCTGCTGTCCGGCGAGCTCAACGAGGCGACCCGGCGGGTGCTGCGCGACCTCGGCCTGACGACGGCCGAGTTCGACGTGATCGTCTCGCTGCGGCGCGGTGGCACGCCGTTCCGGCAGAAGCCGTCGGACCTGAGCCGCAATCTGCTGCTGTCGTCCGGCGGCACCAGCAACGTGACGAATCAGTTGGTACGCCGTGGACTCGTCGTCCGCGAACCGGATCCCGACGACGGACGCGGGACGCAGATCCGGTTGACGCCGGCCGGGATCAGCCTTGCGGAGCAGGCCGTGAAGGCGAGCTCGGCCGCGCACCACAAGCTCTGGGCGGACCTCCCGGAGGAAGCCGTCGACCAGGCCGCGAAGGCGCTACGGGCGCTCTTCCGGCCGCAGGCATGA
- a CDS encoding helix-turn-helix domain-containing protein, with the protein MASKKSGGEQPLAEVKFLTVAEVATAMRVSKMTVYRLVHSGELPAVRVGRSFRVSEDAVHDYLKGAFFQAG; encoded by the coding sequence ATGGCATCAAAGAAGTCCGGTGGTGAGCAGCCGCTCGCCGAGGTGAAGTTCCTGACCGTGGCGGAGGTCGCCACGGCCATGCGCGTGTCCAAGATGACGGTGTACCGGTTGGTGCATTCCGGTGAGCTGCCCGCGGTGCGGGTGGGTCGTTCGTTCCGGGTGTCGGAGGACGCCGTGCACGACTACCTCAAAGGCGCCTTCTTCCAGGCCGGATAA